GGTGTGGTTGGAGTACCAGAGGACTCCTAAAGAACTACTGGGTTTCAACACACTTGACCAGTGCATATCCGTTGCACAAGAGGCATTGAGTAGACATAACAATGGCCGAGGATTCCAAATGCAACAAGGAGGAAGGCAAACTGATCAAGATAAGGGAAAGCAGAAGTACGTCTGCAAGGAGCTGGATGACGCGGAACGTCCAAAGACACTGACCGTATGCTTCGGTCGAGAGTCCGTGCCCACTGCAGAGGGCATTGCTGAGTTTTTCTGCAACATGTTTGGTCATGTGGTTCAAAGGGTGACAGTCATGCCTCGGAGGGACAAGGACTCGGGTGATTTTGCTTTCGTTCTTTTCAACGATGTATCAATCCCCCGCATTATAATGGGGGACAAAAATGTCGTTCATCATACGATACAAGGCATGAAATGTTGGATCAGATGGTGGACAGGAACACATTATCGCTGTGTGAATTAGTCATGTAATTTACGATAAAGgttagtttcttttttttttcaaaataatccAGTTCAAACAGAATATTTACTTGTTAAGGGAGATGAAATATTCGTTGTAGTCTCATTTTTAATATCCAAGTTAGATGATCTTTCCATGTTACTTAATTCTGTTGATAGAACCTTGATCGATCCGGTTCCTTATTCGGCTGTAGTCATGAAGTTTAAATTGGAAATAACAAACCATACGACCATTAATTAAGTTAATGTCGTTTAGAGTCCTTCACCATGTACCTCCCAAACACAAGATATTTTTATGAACTAGGAGTTACTGGGACTAACGTATGAGACATAACAGGAATGTTTTTACAACTATATTACTTGAAGTTCACCCTTTTTTAGTTGGTCATTTTAGATTCGGACTGGTGTATGTGGCAGACAATTTGTgtttaagttttaattttattcgtggGCCCTAAAGGTGTTGTTAggaaaaaaattatcttttttaaaacgtCACTAATTATACATTAGCACGAAGAATTCTAAATGACATTTAAGTGGGCCCGTGAGAATGTACGTGTTTTGGAAATATAGTacgtttctttttttttccttgattttttttgaaaacccaAAACAGGGAGAGTGCTGCAACTTAAAAATAACAAAGTTAAAGAATCAAATAAACCCAGCATTCTTGAGGGATTACAATATTGTTACAATTATTTTGTTATGGCCACAAACAAATGTTAAACAAGAAGAATAGTTAAAACTGTAACAGTTAACCggaattttttttcaaatttaatgcTTAAAATAATCCATTGTTTTTCCACATACTAATGTTGTCATATATGATACGTGTGTATAGGATCATTTGCATTCAGTAGCATTGGATTTGCATACTATAGCAGTCAAACATAGACGCAATAAAATAGAAACCAAACATAGACGCAATAAAATAGAAACCAACATAAGCACCATAAATACAAACCATAGTATATCAAAGCTGATCACCAAATGTCAAACACATTACATCAGATACAAAATAACACATTAAGGATAACATTTTGATTAATTACACTACACATGATAGTTTATATGCTCTCCATAAATCTGTTAATTTGACCCCTGGTTGACAGACGATTCAGGAGAGGTCTGGGGTCGGTGTCGCTTACTAGGACCTGCCTCAGCCCCCCCACCATGTTGCCTCTTGTTTACACTGTAGTTGAGTCGAAAAAACTTAGGCAGAAAACATGAAAACATGAGAAATTATACAACAAAATTATGGTCCATTGTTACTCACCCTGACTGCTGAGTATCGAAAGTTTGCTGTTGTTGGATCCGGCGGTGATTCCTCAGGAACATCTCGGTCTGGTAGACTCTAAGTTGGGCTTCTTTGTTGAAGTAAGCCCCGCACACCGAAGCTAAGCGTTGAAGGCAAAACCTTTGTCGCATACAGTTCATCAACAACACACGGAGGTTCATCTTTCCGGTTAATGTCCCGTACGAGCATGTAGAATACTCCCCAGCCGACGTACCTAAGCTCCACACTCAGCAAAGAACTTCTTCTGTACATACGCCGTATCTTTCCTAAATCAGCTCCCTTTATCCAGAACCTGTTACCTTCTTGCTTGGGTGTGATGTGGAGGCAATTGTCTTGAGTGTCAACGAAATAAAGATCAGTGGTACTGTACCACTTGAAGAGATGCACAATATTAGGTGGGAATTCAACATCATCCTGTGGCGGAACAAGACAAAACCATGGTAAGTTAATTTTCCAAACATTTTTTAACATCTGGTCATAACAacaaaataatacaaaattGTGGATATACGTACATCTGTTGCAAATAGCCCAAACACATAGAACTGGTTGTACGATTGTTGAATGTTCCTTAATGCATTAACATACCTAAACCAACACGTAGAAACAACAACGAATAAAACAGAGTGGCCAGAAACCATAAAACAAGGGAGTAGCCAAACATTTTGTCActctttatttaattaatcaatGCATTCAGTTATTTCAATatgttctattttattatttacagATACGGCTGCTATCAAACGAGGtggcaaaaattaaagaagatggTTACCGGAAACCGCCCTCCATTATAGATTAATTACTTCAATGATTACTGTGGTTGAAGGGAGGGAGTTGCCAACGAAGTTTTCAGACGAACAATAGTTGCTTTATCAACGTAACTTTTTTCCTTCTTCAGTTGCTTTGCTATGTGACTATGTTAGTTGAGAATTTATTAATCCTTTTAATGTAAAATTAATCCAAACGTCGAGTCAGTTGTAGAGTGTAGTTATTATTAGCCAAGTCTGTGTTATCCGAAATTTTCGAAAAGGTAACATAAAATTGATTATCAAAATGTTTTGGAAATGTGTCGTTTGTAAATGTGCacagattttttttaattttatgaagTTTAATAATTTTCGTAGAAGAATCTAGATATAAAGGATAATACTTACGAAATAGTTAGTCACAGGCAtgttaaaaaagagaaaaagaaacccAATAATCAGGTTATataaaaaagtgaatttaattttaaaaagtttaaaacgTTTGTTTCGACTTTCTAGCGGTTTTGATTTAATCTAGCATTAATTTCGGTAGTATCAATTGTtgaagaatttaattttcaaaggAAATAGTAGTAGTTACGTATAAACCGACTTATTAAATTAATGCGGTTAATAGCAATCAATTAGTAATTGATTTTTTCCTAGGaatttttttttggagttaaactaaattttatttagtgTTTCGTTGAAAACGAACTTCGAAGGAGAGGGATTTACGGGGAGTTATTGGGATAGAACAGAATATTTGTTGGAGATTATCGAAAACCACAACGTTTAAGTAGCTGAATAAAGTACTcactaaatttttttgtaaaaacgccgcgtttttaattttttactttatatATTCCTCTCAGTCACAAGCGTGCAAGATAAGTATCCTTATGTAATCACTATTCACCTTCCATCTTCCTTTAAAAAAAAACCCTTACAGCAACCCCAGCATAACTCAGAATACACTGCTGTAGGCATCGACTCCAACAGCTTCGTCTCGGAGAATATGTCAAACAAGGTGAAACTCTATCCTAAATCTTATCCTGATAGTGGTCTTTAGTTTATCATCATCTGCATTTAGTGTCAATGTACTAAAAATGCAATCGTAGTAAAATCAAACTAAGATGGTTAGAGCATTTATTAAATGATTGGGGGAATGATTTGGGTTTCTGATTTGATCGTCTGTAAaggattttatgcatttaggtTTGATTAAGATTGTTCTGCTCAACATTCAATAGATCACGACAGTAAATGATTATAACAAAATATAGTTGCACTGTGTGTGGAAAAATTGAACCACTTAGTTTCCAATTTCAAAAACATGCATGTGTGTTGATTTTTAATCAGAAGCTTCTGCTGTATGGGTTTTCTTAAATGAACGCTGACCTTTTTCTTTCTGAACTTGGCATCTGTGTGACACTTGCCATAGACGACGACTTCGAAGGACAAGGGTAAGAGAGTCCAAGAGATTGATAATGGTACGACACAAAGCTACAAGATGAGGTTTCTGAAGCCAATAATAAGGCCTTCAATGTTCAAACTGGTAACTAACACCCGTTTCGGTAACACctgttaattttagttttttttgcAATGCTATCGATGTTTTGACAGAACTTCACCAATTTGTAACAGTCATTACCTATAACTCCCGCTCAGCTACCAAACCGTACCCCCTACCTGGACCTGGTTGTTCCTGACGGAAGGAATAACCCCTGTAGGTGCTTCTGGACACAGCTCCAAAGTGGCAAAATTGCATTGACTCGAGGCTGGGAGGAGTTCTATCAGATGTACAAGATCAATCTGGACTCCATGCTATATTTCACACACAAAGGAAACTCCACTTTCCAAGTTAGGATTTTTGATTTTGGTGGTATTGAGAACTCGTACCAACTCCGTGATCCTGAATAACCACCATATATAAGGACTGGTAATTATGAAATTGCAAAGTGTATCAACATCCCTCCTTCAGCCAGTGCTAGAGCGGTTGCCGCAAAGGTCAAAAGCAAGTGGCCTTTCTTTGTGATGGACCTAACTGCTCCCATGATGTCGTCGCGATTATTGGTAAGCGCTAAGTTGTTAAGACAGTTTGGTTGGAATGATGTTTTACTGAAGTAAGCGTTAAAGTAGATAATGCTAACTGAAATTTCTTGTGCTATAAACAGCCGAACGTCCCTCATCTCAGTCACTTCACTGGTCAGAGACACCGTCTCATCCTCACACACGGCCACATACAGGTCGAAGCTACATATACAAGGTATAGTGGAAAAAGGGATGGAAGCTTCGGCGTCATTTCTGGAGGATGGGAGAACTTTGCTTCATTGTGCAACTTCAAGCCAGGCGGCGTGGGTGTCTTCGAGGTGATATCAACGGAGCCAGTGACGATCATCCAGGTCAGATGCAGATAGGATGCAGAAGGATGAGTGACTGAAGGCGCTTAGCCCCTGTGTTTGACCTCAGTGTCAAAATATATCATGATACGACTTTTGCATTAGGTTTATATGTGTTTTGTTTGTTGAACAGTTAtaatgacttttttttttggtgttatgaaattgaaaacaacTTTTGGTAGTAACCCTAAAACAGAATCGCATTCGCAAATGATATACTTTTCTGCTcgtttttttaattgagttttcCATTTTAACTTGATTGGACAGAAATTAGTTTTCCAAGTACAAAAGGCAGAGTTgccttaatttttttaactatgaTGTATAGCCGGAATAAATGTTTGATGGGCtttacaaaaatttataaaaaaaatctggCCCAATAGGCATGGAAGAAAACAAAACCTCGTATCTTTTTATGTGATCCTATCCCTTATATGTTGGGCTTTAAATTTACAATGTAAAGgggttttttttaaaaaaattgattttctttGACCTCAAAatgttaaagaaaaaaaagtaaatcgAGAAACATGAAAACACCGGTAATGTTTGAATGAAGTCGTATGTgaacattttttgtttttttaaactTGGTTTAATGAGaaatgtttttcttttttgacACATGAACAGAATAGTAAAAATTTTTCGGCCCAATCAATGCGTAAAATAGCCCAACCGTCGTTTATTTTAATCAAGCAAGGGTGGGTAATTTATTGTTGTTGGGCTTGGATCTCAGTTGGGTCACTGGTCTAGAGTGGAGTGTCtgcctttttttttaattattttgcaGGTCCAGCGCATAGATAAGAAGCGGTGGATCTTGAAGAGAAGAACGAGAACCACTAATTGCCGA
Above is a genomic segment from Arachis stenosperma cultivar V10309 chromosome 1, arast.V10309.gnm1.PFL2, whole genome shotgun sequence containing:
- the LOC130932958 gene encoding uncharacterized protein LOC130932958 — its product is MDTRRKPSTMAIECLEMFHGIDRTAFRMLTQVLHREVKQSLMVMAFLLSLETMGLNGIVQTAIKKEGWFMNSLADECVICLQCLVCHEFSGFVEKSRKLETLGNVLKTELTLYQVHRMRSVLLTLIPDTLSTICARIMGDITMDAVWLEYQRTPKELLGFNTLDQCISVAQEALSRHNNGRGFQMQQGGRQTDQDKGKQKYVCKELDDAERPKTLTVCFGRESVPTAEGIAEFFCNMFGHVVQRVTVMPRRDKDSGDFAFVLFNDVSIPRIIMGDKNVVHHTIQGMKCWIRWWTGTHYRCVN